The nucleotide window CCTTGGTAGTATTCCGTGCGACTCGCAGAGGTGTTTGGCCTTGCCGTCAGCGAGAGCGTGGTCAGCCTGTCTTTCCGATGCGTCCAGTGCACCCACCATCAAAGGCCTATCCCCTGTCCTCGGCTTCTGATGGGCTGGTCCTTGTCCCCATGCCGCACTCCCGGCTGCAAACAATGCGAGCCGGGCAGCCGGTGGACTGAGTCCGCCTCGTTCCATTGGCGAGCTGTGACGCAGGCTGATGGACTGATGGgagccccctcccccgggtGGTGAATGTGAAGGACCAAAGTGGTCAGAGTCACCAACCGGGGGGGAGTACGACGCATTCGCAACATCTCAATGGCACTTTGCCGTCAGCCCAGTATCGTGATCCGCAGAGGCAGCGACGACTAATCGTCTGATCGTCCGTCCGATGAGGTCCGACATACTTCGTAGGTACGCAACGTCGTGGAGCTGACAGCGTCAGAGCCGACGTGGCAGCTGGTGGCCacgccaggatgccaggcCAGTCCCCCCCACTGTGCTTCCGGGGTGATTGGCGCCAAAcggcccgctgcccgccgccagcattGCCTGTTGTCGCCTGCCCGCTGGCCCCTGGCAATCACTCCCCGGAATGGTCCAGCCAGGGCTCCAGGGGCGCCAGGCCTCGCCGCTTccaagccagccagggaTCAGGCTGCCGCGAGCCCGCAGCTTTCATTGGGGGGGATGCCGATattgccccccccctcgggGCTTCAGCGGCTGCCTCCAGTCGCTACGTACCATCACGGGAGCCACTGGACGCACGGTGCGCAAcgcccccccaagcccaaggtgTGCTGGGCGGGCAAGGGTGTGTGCTCGGAGTCCGGGGAGGCATGGCATAACCGCGGGTGCTTGATGTGCACCGACTTTGGGCTGTATCATGAGGCACCGTGGCACCCACCCCTTTCGCTCTCGCCGTtggtggtgtgtgtgccaGGCCAAACGCGCAAAGTACATACGCAACGATCATTACTCACTGCACGAAGTACTGCATCCCGGAGATCATcgaggcgggaggcggccaaggtctAGTAGTGGCTGCTCTGCCAGCCAGCTTTGTCGGTCAGTGAGGTGGAGTCAATACCTACCGGCATCTCGCCCTAGCCAAGTACTTGAGGCAGATGTAGACGGTGGAAGAGGCCCTGGTGGGCGGGAGGACGAACCGACCGGCCCTGTCGATGCCAGCTTCGGGCCTCgaccgaccaccaccaccaccaccacctcctcctcctcctcctcctcttctttactcctcttcctcgacccaACTGGCCGGTTACCGCCATATCGCTTCTTCCGGGGAGCGCCTTCCTACTTTTCGCATTGCGTCCCCGACCATCTTCCTCATTCTTCGACTTTGCTACTAATCGCCTTCCCATCGCAGCAGCGTTCAGCAGGCCTTCTTCCCACCAAGGTAGCTGTCGTTGCCAAACTCCCGTCCCCACCATTGGGCAGTTCCCTCGTCTCCCACGGCTCGCCTCACgaccctcgtcgccgtagcCGGCTCGGCGTCAAATAGACACTCGCGTCGTCATCTCTCGACCCAGACCTTGCCTTTACCTTTCGTGACGGCTGACGAATCTCGTTTCAAACGACACTGATCCCACGACGGCCCCGACCCCCAGCCAGTGTCGGACCCGGTCCACCGActactgctgccgccgccgttctgACGTCTTGCCGCCCCATTCTATCGTAGTGCGGTGCCACGACTTCTGGCGGTCTTTTCCACGACTTCTTGCTTTACCTGCATCGCCGTCACACCAACAGCCGCCGACTGTCCGCCCCTCATCAGCTCCGTGCAAGCTGCCTTGGCTGGGCGGTTCGACGCCATCATGAGCGACCCGACCTCGCACTCCCAGACCACCGAGCCACTCTCACAACACGTGCGTGACCTACCCCTATGTGCAGAGCTTTCCGGCCAAGTTCTCGCTGACCGGTTCTCATTagccgctctcctcctcttccaccCCAGCCTCGCTCGCAACCCCGAACCCTATCCCTCAAATGTCCTCCCCGGCGCCAATACTCCGCCCTGCCATTCCCGGCacgaggggcggcggtggacggcCGCCCAGGCTAGGCCTcgccatccctccctccccgaACGTTAAGCCCGTCGGTAACCAGCCTGGGCAGCAGGCtgcccctcggccgccgctcccgaCGTTACATCTAGCGACGCCCATGGGCAGTCAAATAACTCCATATGAACAACCCCCTAGATCCCAAGGAACTCAGCCGGGTCACTCGGCAGACGGTGGAAGCGAGAGTAGTGCAGCCCACTCGAGGTCGGGAAGCTTCGGCCCCCTTGATGGGAGGGCGAGCAACCCGACGTCAGCTGGGTCCCAGTACTCGGCACTGTCGTTTGCATCCCAGTATGGCATCCCAGTCACGAGAGCACAAGGGACCCCGGATCCTGTATCCGCAGTGGGTTCAATGTACTCGGAGAGAAGTGAAGGCGGCGTGGCCATGGAGCGGGATGGCAGCCTGCAAGGGCTGGAGGCTTTCGACCAGCTGAGCCTCGACCGGGCGAGAAACGcagacgtcgaggagcttgacGATGAAGGATGGAGGATTGCGAGCATGGAGAAGCGCATCGTCGAATTAGGAAATCTGGGTGAGGGAGCGGGCGGTGCCGTCACCAAGTGCATGCTCAACGGCGGAAAGACTGTCTTTGCCTTGAAGGTGCGTGAGACGGGAGACGTTTGGGCTGACTCGGATGGGGTGAAACTGACACTGTCTTTGTCTCCAGGTCATCACTACGAACCCCGACCCAGACGTCAAGAAGCAAATTGTTCGAGAGCTCGGCTTCAACAAGGAGTGTGCCTCGGAACACATCTGCCGCTACTACGGAGCCTTTGTCGATCCCTCTACTGCCACCATATCCATCGCCATGGAGTTTTGCGAGGGTGGGTCCCTGGACAGCATCTACAAGGAAGTCAAGCGACTGGGTGGCCGGACAGGCGAAAAGGTTCTTGGCAAGatcgccgagggcgtcctCAGCGGACTTACGTACCTCCACACGCGCCGCATCATCCACAGAGACATCAAACCGTCCAACATACTCCTCTGCCGGGACGGTGCTGTCAAGCTGTGCGATTTCGGTGTATCGGGCGATTTCGGCACCAAGGGCGAGGCAAACACCTTCATCGGCACCAGCTATTACATGGCGCCGGAACGTATTACTGGCCAGTCCTACACCATTACCTCTGATGTATGGTCCACCGGCGTCACACTGCTCGAGGTAGCGCAGCATCGCTTCCCGTTCCCGGCTGATGGAACGGAGATGCAGCCTCGCGCCGGGCTCATCGACCTCTTGACGTACATTGTGCGTCAGCCCGTACCGAAACTGAAGGATGAGCCCGATATGGATGTGTACTGGAGCGACAACTTCAAATATTTCATTGAGTGCTGGTAAGATGCTTGTCCGCCGGTATGCGATCTTCCTTGCTAACAGACCCGCCTCAGCTTGGAGAAGCAGCCTCATCGCAGAGCGAGCCCGTGGAAGATGATGGAGCATCCATGGATGGTCGACATGCGGGCAAAACGGGTCAACATGGTCAAATACCTGTCTTTCGTATGGGGTTGGGACGAGACGCCTGCGGGAACGTGATTGACctgttggggggggggggggtctcaTTGCATGCCATAGCAGCAACGGAacaaggcgaggcgcgtgCTGGCCACCGATTAAACGGTCGAATAGCAGCATGGTACGGTCGCACTCTATGTAATGGCTAGACGAGCCAAGTGCAGAAGAAGGGATAAGGTTGGCCGAGGTCGGTGCTGAAGATAACGACTCGACTAAATGGAAGGCCGGGGCGAGAAGTGGCCATACGTCATGTCCATGTTCTTAATTGACACGCAGCATGCAGTTGCGTCGCAAAGGATGAGTGCTACAGCATCCCAGGAAAGTGCTGGGCTGAATCGGAGTTTGTGAAGGGTCATGCGTGCAAGGAACACATGGTGCCTGTGCCTTTCTTTTCTAGGGCTTTCTCTTTCTCGTATTACGAAGCTTATAGCGTATAGGATTGGGCATCAAATGGTTGAGCTTGCTGAGGTCTAGTGGGGACACGTACGTCATTCGTGTCGCCGCTTCATTCTTTCGTTTCCTTTGTAGGTTTCTCGCTGGCTGTCTCCTCCGGCGGATCGCCCATGAGCTCTCTCAGTGCGACGGTCGCGTAGGCACTGCTCCCCAGCTGGAACTTGACGACCGCCGCAATCTTGTCCGGCTCGGCAGCGGGATCTTGATCGGCCAACACATCGGCAATTGCATCCCCGCTCACGTTGTGAGCCGAACCCTCCCCACAGCCCTCCTCCGTCTTTGCGCGCTTGTtggcgccttcgccgtcggTCTCGCCACGGCGACGCTTGCCGCCGCTACCGATGCCATCTCCGGCCAACTTGATGACATCGAGATCCGTTGGGTGCATTTGCTCCGTGTCGTCCGCGTATAGCCGCATTTCGAGGCTTGGCTCGGCGAGGAACCGATGCATGAGCTTACGGTACCGGCCAGGAAGGCTGAactcgcggcgcaggcggcgcatgTTGTGCGGATCGAGCGCGCCGTTCTCCTCGCGGCCCATGAATTCCTCGTAGAAGCGGCCAATATCGTTGTCTGGGTAGCGCACGTCGTACCCCGGCGACGGGAGGACCACATCGTGAATGGTGAATCGCCCGCCGGTGGCCTCCTCTTCTGTGAGCGGCCGGGCACGAacagcatcatcgtcggcctcatcgcccGGATTGACAATCTCATCGCCGTCCTGGTCCTTCTCGGTAGCGggtggcgcggcgtcggcagcgtcTGAGATGACGAGATCGCCCGCGATGACCTTGTCTCCGTGGAGCTCCCACCGTCGGCTGGCAACATGGTTCCAGACATGCGACTGGTAAGCGTGAAGGTACATGGATCGCAGGCCCCTAGTGATGTGTGTCAAAGCGCCGGCGTAGTCCTTGAGCGCGCCGGTCCCCATGCGCGTCAGGTGGCGCAGGATGCACGACTCAGCCGTGTACCTGCCAGGTATGATGCGAGCGGCCTTGGAAACGTCCTTGCCGGTGAGAAAGAGCATGCAGGCATGGTGCCGGGCGTACTCATCACGCTTCATGGCCTCAGCAGGGACCTCGCCGGCTGCGGCTTTCGCTGCAATCTCAGGGTCGAAGCTGAGGAGGGCTTTGACGGCCTCTTCCCACTTGTTGCCAAGGATAAGCTTGCCAATTTCGTGAGTGCCGATATCGTACGTACCGAAGCGCTGATGTCCAAAATAGTTGATCCAACCGTGCCGAGCCATGTGGTCCAGGGCTTCCTGCACTCGTCTCCGCATCCTCTCGAGGCGCACCGCAGTCGGGGTGTCGGCAGACTCGCCGACAACTTTGCAGTTTTTGAGGGTAATGACAAATTCGTTTCCGAGAAGCTGTCCAAGATGGATTGGGTCATCACGATACGCGTAGTCACCCGTCGCGATACCCCAGAGCTTGCTGTTCGTGCCAGCAAGGGCGCGTTGCCTCATATACCTAACGGAACAGCGTTGAGCAGTCGACGCCCGCCTATCCTTGGTTCCCGCATAGCCAATGGATTGTGGCTTAATGCGAAGCATGCGCGCGATCTGGTTGACTGCGTCCATGGTGTCGCGGTTGTCCTTGTAGAGCGTGAAGTGAAGGTATTCACCGGTAGGCTTGTCATCAGGCTGTCCGCGGGCACCGCGGTTGCGCTTTTTTCCCTTTCGTAACGGGACCTTGGTAGCCATAATCGCACCTGTGCCATCGGTGGACGTCTCGAGCCGGGATTTGAAAATGCGGCGCACCTCGCCATGTATTTGGCCGCGCTTCGACTTGTCTTCCAAGGGACCAGAGCTGACAGACGCCACTTGCTGTCCTTCGGCAATCCCTTCGCCGTTGACAAGCTTGACAAGATCTTGGGCGAATGTTtcgttgacgaggccggccaggaCGGCAATGTCGTCAGGTGAAATCTCCGTCTTGTGTTCCGCCGGAGTGGTAGCGGACGTCTGTGTCTCATCTAACGCTTCAATTGTGGGAGCATCCTCTTCTACACCCTTTTCTGCTTTTGATTGAGGGGTCTGCTAGGCTCTTTATTAGTGTTTGAGAAGCGCAACCTCCCCGTTGGGACAGCGGCACACCTTGGATATCGGCTCGTCGTTCATGCCAATGCTGCTTAAGTGTACCACCTTGCCATCCTTGGTGATTTCGTTGACTTGAAAGTCGGAGAATCTACAGATGGTCAGAGAAACCCATCCGCCGAGTTCCGAGGTCCATATAGCGCTCACCGAACACGCTGCTCACCGGTCCAGACTATGGCCAATGGTGTTGTGCGCTGCGTGATGCCAATCAACTGAGAGTGCGACGCGCTTCCTCGCGTGACGTAGTGAGGCTGGTCCGCCATTATTAAGAAAATCACAGCCTTGTGTTGGCTATGTGGCTGGCGTTGACGAAGGTGCGAATTTGGGTACGACCAGACAACCTCTGTGATCGAGATGGCGCCGTGGGCTTGGGGCGAGATTTGCGACGGCTCATTATGCCAGCAGAATCAAGCAAGCGGCCATTGAAAGCAGGCGGTCTGGTGCTAGCCAGCCGGAATACTTAGTTAGTCCTGCCCCGTAACGAGATAGGCAGGCGGTGGCTGGCACTTCCCAGCTGGGGTTTCCCGTCCCCTGCAGGGTAGCGCGATTGATTGCGACTTCAACCTCAGGTTTACTGGTTGAAAAAAAAATGCAAGCTCTAATATTGCTTGGGTAGGAGAGTCTGAAGGTAGTTCTTTGACGAGATTTGGCCTAGGAGGGCCCAACCCAGAGACTGCTCGTTCTTTCCAGGGTTCCTTCCGGTCGCTGTATCAGTTCGTCCTTCCATCCACGTTGCTCGTTCCTTCCTCCAGCCACATCGTGCCTAGTCACCTTGCCAGTGCGGCTGATATTCTGTTCTGGCGGCCTGTTCAAATACCCTGCATCTTTTGCGAAGGAAAAATCTCAAGTCTTCTGTATCTATAATACTCTAAGCGTCAGAACTCAATGCCGAATGAGCATGGTGcctcctcttcatcctcaCGTGTCAGGGCGGCGCCTCAGCATGATTGACCCTGGCAGCTCTCAAGTctccagccgccgtcgccgcaacCATCGTTATGGCAACTCCAGAGACACTGATACATCCGGAGATGCATCTCAATGCAAGTCGTGCCCCGAAGAAAAGGACAGGATCTGTTCTCTGACGCAAGTAGGCATGACCTCCGGTGATGTGTCCCCAAAGTCGCCCTGCGTCACCCGCGGGCTTGGCTTGACCGAAGCTGCACTCTTCGAACTTTGTGATATTGTTCGAGCAGGGCTTGTCGGCGACAACAGCCCACCGGAGACGGCAACTGAGAGCATCACGACTTTCCTGGAAGCAGCTGCTATCGATGAGATGTGTAGTATCCCGACCATCCCGCTGGGCACAATCAGGAAGACGCGTCTTGATAAGCTACTCATCGACATTCTCAGCCCAGAGAACCATATCGATGCTGGACCGTCTTACCCATGGACCCATGTGGAGACGGCGCAGAGGCTTCAGCGACAATGGCGAGCGCGCTTTCGTGAGCGCTTCTTTGACCTTGATCAAAGTCGATATCGAGCTCTATCTAAGACTGGTGCCCTACGGGGCGTCACGTTTTGCAATGTCGTGGAGCCTGATGGCGACCTGTGGCAGGCAGCAGCATGCAACTCGCTCTCCGAGGGCGAGGGAAACCCCCAGTACGAGCCTGGCTCGTAAGTTTCGGACTCCAAGGCGGGACGCACCGAAAACCCTACTGATAAAACTCGCAGCTAGTGGTTGAACATGGCTTGTGCTCACAGAGACGGCATTGTTGACAGCACGGTCGAGCGCGTGACAAAAGGTCCTCAGGGAGTTACGGCGCTCCCGCTGTTGAGCGGGAGCGAAAGGCTCTGTTCGCCTTTTGGGTCCGTCAAATACGCACGCGAAGGCAAACTATCTGAAATGCATCTGTGCCTCATCTCCCAGGTCGGGAAGCAGATTCGCATCCTGCGTGGGCACCGC belongs to Purpureocillium takamizusanense chromosome 1, complete sequence and includes:
- the PUS7 gene encoding tRNA pseudouridine(13) synthase (COG:S~BUSCO:EOG09261EY9~EggNog:ENOG503NX34) is translated as MNDEPISKTPQSKAEKGVEEDAPTIEALDETQTSATTPAEHKTEISPDDIAVLAGLVNETFAQDLVKLVNGEGIAEGQQVASVSSGPLEDKSKRGQIHGEVRRIFKSRLETSTDGTGAIMATKVPLRKGKKRNRGARGQPDDKPTGEYLHFTLYKDNRDTMDAVNQIARMLRIKPQSIGYAGTKDRRASTAQRCSVRYMRQRALAGTNSKLWGIATGDYAYRDDPIHLGQLLGNEFVITLKNCKVVGESADTPTAVRLERMRRRVQEALDHMARHGWINYFGHQRFGTYDIGTHEIGKLILGNKWEEAVKALLSFDPEIAAKAAAGEVPAEAMKRDEYARHHACMLFLTGKDVSKAARIIPGRYTAESCILRHLTRMGTGALKDYAGALTHITRGLRSMYLHAYQSHVWNHVASRRWELHGDKVIAGDLVISDAADAAPPATEKDQDGDEIVNPGDEADDDAVRARPLTEEEATGGRFTIHDVVLPSPGYDVRYPDNDIGRFYEEFMGREENGALDPHNMRRLRREFSLPGRYRKLMHRFLAEPSLEMRLYADDTEQMHPTDLDVIKLAGDGIGSGGKRRRGETDGEGANKRAKTEEGCGEGSAHNVSGDAIADVLADQDPAAEPDKIAAVVKFQLGSSAYATVALRELMGDPPEETASEKPTKETKE
- the PUS7 gene encoding tRNA pseudouridine(13) synthase (COG:S~BUSCO:EOG09261EY9~EggNog:ENOG503NX34) yields the protein MADQPHYVTRGSASHSQLIGITQRTTPLAIVWTGEQRVRFSDFQVNEITKDGKVVHLSSIGMNDEPISKTPQSKAEKGVEEDAPTIEALDETQTSATTPAEHKTEISPDDIAVLAGLVNETFAQDLVKLVNGEGIAEGQQVASVSSGPLEDKSKRGQIHGEVRRIFKSRLETSTDGTGAIMATKVPLRKGKKRNRGARGQPDDKPTGEYLHFTLYKDNRDTMDAVNQIARMLRIKPQSIGYAGTKDRRASTAQRCSVRYMRQRALAGTNSKLWGIATGDYAYRDDPIHLGQLLGNEFVITLKNCKVVGESADTPTAVRLERMRRRVQEALDHMARHGWINYFGHQRFGTYDIGTHEIGKLILGNKWEEAVKALLSFDPEIAAKAAAGEVPAEAMKRDEYARHHACMLFLTGKDVSKAARIIPGRYTAESCILRHLTRMGTGALKDYAGALTHITRGLRSMYLHAYQSHVWNHVASRRWELHGDKVIAGDLVISDAADAAPPATEKDQDGDEIVNPGDEADDDAVRARPLTEEEATGGRFTIHDVVLPSPGYDVRYPDNDIGRFYEEFMGREENGALDPHNMRRLRREFSLPGRYRKLMHRFLAEPSLEMRLYADDTEQMHPTDLDVIKLAGDGIGSGGKRRRGETDGEGANKRAKTEEGCGEGSAHNVSGDAIADVLADQDPAAEPDKIAAVVKFQLGSSAYATVALRELMGDPPEETASEKPTKETKE
- the PUS7 gene encoding tRNA pseudouridine(13) synthase (COG:S~EggNog:ENOG503NX34), whose amino-acid sequence is MATKVPLRKGKKRNRGARGQPDDKPTGEYLHFTLYKDNRDTMDAVNQIARMLRIKPQSIGYAGTKDRRASTAQRCSVRYMRQRALAGTNSKLWGIATGDYAYRDDPIHLGQLLGNEFVITLKNCKVVGESADTPTAVRLERMRRRVQEALDHMARHGWINYFGHQRFGTYDIGTHEIGKLILGNKWEEAVKALLSFDPEIAAKAAAGEVPAEAMKRDEYARHHACMLFLTGKDVSKAARIIPGRYTAESCILRHLTRMGTGALKDYAGALTHITRGLRSMYLHAYQSHVWNHVASRRWELHGDKVIAGDLVISDAADAAPPATEKDQDGDEIVNPGDEADDDAVRARPLTEEEATGGRFTIHDVVLPSPGYDVRYPDNDIGRFYEEFMGREENGALDPHNMRRLRREFSLPGRYRKLMHRFLAEPSLEMRLYADDTEQMHPTDLDVIKLAGDGIGSGGKRRRGETDGEGANKRAKTEEGCGEGSAHNVSGDAIADVLADQDPAAEPDKIAAVVKFQLGSSAYATVALRELMGDPPEETASEKPTKETKE
- the MKK1 gene encoding Mitogen-activated protein kinase kinase (COG:T~EggNog:ENOG503NUYZ), with translation MSDPTSHSQTTEPLSQHPLSSSSTPASLATPNPIPQMSSPAPILRPAIPGTRGGGGRPPRLGLAIPPSPNVKPVGNQPGQQAAPRPPLPTLHLATPMGSQITPYEQPPRSQGTQPGHSADGGSESSAAHSRSGSFGPLDGRASNPTSAGSQYSALSFASQYGIPVTRAQGTPDPVSAVGSMYSERSEGGVAMERDGSLQGLEAFDQLSLDRARNADVEELDDEGWRIASMEKRIVELGNLGEGAGGAVTKCMLNGGKTVFALKVITTNPDPDVKKQIVRELGFNKECASEHICRYYGAFVDPSTATISIAMEFCEGGSLDSIYKEVKRLGGRTGEKVLGKIAEGVLSGLTYLHTRRIIHRDIKPSNILLCRDGAVKLCDFGVSGDFGTKGEANTFIGTSYYMAPERITGQSYTITSDVWSTGVTLLEVAQHRFPFPADGTEMQPRAGLIDLLTYIVRQPVPKLKDEPDMDVYWSDNFKYFIECCLEKQPHRRASPWKMMEHPWMVDMRAKRVNMVKYLSFVWGWDETPAGT
- the MKK1 gene encoding Mitogen-activated protein kinase kinase (COG:T~EggNog:ENOG503NUYZ), whose translation is MSDPTSHSQTTEPLSQHPLSSSSTPASLATPNPIPQMSSPAPILRPAIPGTRGGGGRPPRLGLAIPPSPNVKPVGNQPGQQAAPRPPLPTLHLATPMGSQITPYEQPPRSQGTQPGHSADGGSESSAAHSRSGSFGPLDGRASNPTSAGSQYSALSFASQYGIPVTRAQGTPDPVSAVGSMYSERSEGGVAMERDGSLQGLEAFDQLSLDRARNADVEELDDEGWRIASMEKRIVELGNLGEGAGGAVTKCMLNGGKTVFALKVITTNPDPDVKKQIVRELGFNKECASEHICRYYGAFVDPSTATISIAMEFCEGGSLDSIYKEVKRLGGRTGEKVLGKIAEGVLSGLTYLHTRRIIHRDIKPSNILLCRDGAVKLCDFGVSGDFGTKGEANTFIGTSYYMAPERITGQSYTITSDVWSTGVTLLEVAQHRFPFPADGTEMQPRAGLIDLLTYIVRQPVPKLKDEPDMDVYWSDNFKYFIECW
- a CDS encoding uncharacterized protein (EggNog:ENOG503P5NE), whose product is MIDPGSSQVSSRRRRNHRYGNSRDTDTSGDASQCKSCPEEKDRICSLTQVGMTSGDVSPKSPCVTRGLGLTEAALFELCDIVRAGLVGDNSPPETATESITTFLEAAAIDEMCSIPTIPLGTIRKTRLDKLLIDILSPENHIDAGPSYPWTHVETAQRLQRQWRARFRERFFDLDQSRYRALSKTGALRGVTFCNVVEPDGDLWQAAACNSLSEGEGNPQYEPGSDGIVDSTVERVTKGPQGVTALPLLSGSERLCSPFGSVKYAREGKLSEMHLCLISQVGKQIRILRGHRLRSPLAPRAGVRYDGWYIICQYGQKFNEETGLSRVEITLERASGQRPFDDVAKVPRPSQLDDWHLYEKYEGEIIRQRRGEQGFLDWKRAKAEETMDLEQWRQALELGKDLKLAKPSRSTRSMVGN